One Paraglaciecola mesophila genomic region harbors:
- the nosP gene encoding nitric oxide-sensing protein NosP, producing the protein MSNIKTITAITRSIDPETAAQELRQQLSDPHIAFVLFYCSSVYSLERLANNMASAFVDVDLVGCTTAGEITPNGYEQHSIIAIGFSASHFAISAQIVESMENFTLIDAQETINRLTENCYVKNLAAIKNNSFLLTLLDGLSADEEQFLVTLNSASGGIPHFGGSAGDDIHLATTHVFYQGSFYQNAAIVLMVNTTCAFEVFSCNHIKFPTSKVVVTDANADSRTVFELNAEPAALEYARLLNVTVEELSPELFALYPLAVKVGGQYYIRSIQKVNEEDLSLTFYCAVDVGIVLSTVVMDDIFTSLTSELTRMTSQYGEPELVLTCDCFLRRLEIEQREQLEQAKLLQQRYNIRGFNTYGEHIDGTHLNQTFTGVFIAGGNE; encoded by the coding sequence ATGTCCAATATAAAAACAATAACAGCCATTACCCGCTCCATTGACCCAGAGACTGCTGCCCAGGAATTACGTCAACAACTGTCGGATCCTCACATTGCATTTGTACTTTTTTATTGCTCATCAGTGTATTCGCTAGAGCGCTTAGCAAACAACATGGCGTCTGCCTTTGTCGACGTTGATTTAGTCGGTTGCACCACTGCCGGTGAAATTACCCCTAATGGCTATGAACAACATTCGATTATCGCCATTGGCTTTAGCGCTTCTCATTTTGCAATCAGTGCTCAAATTGTTGAGTCAATGGAGAATTTCACCTTAATAGATGCACAAGAAACGATTAATAGGTTAACCGAAAATTGCTATGTCAAAAACCTTGCTGCAATTAAAAATAATTCCTTCTTATTGACGTTACTCGATGGTTTATCTGCCGATGAAGAACAATTTTTGGTGACTCTTAATTCTGCCTCAGGGGGCATACCACACTTTGGCGGCTCTGCTGGTGATGATATACATTTAGCCACCACCCATGTGTTTTATCAGGGATCCTTCTATCAAAATGCAGCTATTGTGCTAATGGTAAATACCACATGTGCCTTTGAAGTATTTAGTTGTAACCATATCAAATTCCCCACCAGTAAAGTCGTAGTAACGGATGCGAATGCTGACAGTCGTACCGTGTTTGAATTAAATGCTGAGCCGGCTGCACTGGAGTACGCACGGTTATTAAATGTAACAGTAGAAGAGCTAAGTCCAGAGTTATTCGCTCTATATCCTTTGGCGGTTAAAGTAGGAGGCCAATACTACATCCGTTCCATTCAAAAAGTGAATGAAGAAGACTTGAGTCTGACCTTCTACTGCGCCGTAGATGTAGGCATTGTGCTAAGTACGGTAGTAATGGATGATATTTTCACATCACTTACCAGCGAATTGACACGCATGACCTCTCAGTACGGTGAACCTGAACTAGTTTTGACCTGCGACTGTTTCTTACGCCGTCTCGAAATAGAGCAGCGCGAGCAACTTGAACAAGCTAAGCTCCTCCAGCAACGATACAACATTCGTGGCTTCAACACCTATGGTGAACATATTGATGGCACGCATCTAAATCAAACGTTTACCGGCGTATTTATCGCCGGAGGTAACGAATGA
- a CDS encoding 4Fe-4S binding protein, which translates to MRISYLFNYLALGIGTLMFLFSGISRADTVPKNIAQLFPSATRIDAPLEDLAITPVYQLNELLGYTFESDDFTQFIGFSGQTINLLIGLDTKGIITGIKVLTHNEPIFLHGLGEEAMFTFIAQYPGHSIKERFIINSREQHAEDTTYFDGVTRATISVLVINDTIIASALKVARQKLDGFLATQPHQIKQDFYQPLTFNQLLEKKYIHQWVVSTKEAMNISSKLSQTVKSLADGHDDFIDIYAAFVNIPIIGRNLLGDEEYIRLLEELSPGEHALMLFTKGQYSFISKEFIPQTTSSRLSAEQGGFPVDVRDIDFYSFYPPTFALALPKFKDQRVFRIKSQSGFDISQPINLNLSVTYQSSFLNQQEHTFSYTSAPSADLFEVTPDDLSKTSQLPLWQQIWLDRAAQIGLTVLYLLLVLWVFVTQRSLATSQTNVHRLRFACLTFVLLYVGFYAQGQLSVVNIYTLLLALGTDFNITVFLLDPVIFILWVFVFVTVFLWGRGVFCGWLCPFGALQEFMAMLATKLRIRQLKISPKHHKLAQKLKYWILLGLVGSSFYSLTMAEKLAEIEPFKTSITLNFIRYWPFVLYALLLLVLSLKIHKVYCRYLCPLGAGLAVLGRYPLFKWLTRRKECGSPCQLCRNKKCGIDAIEPTGNINYTECIQCLECLVTIESPQLCVVDKYNKKSLKIREVK; encoded by the coding sequence ATGCGTATATCTTACCTATTTAATTACCTAGCGCTGGGTATTGGCACGCTGATGTTCCTTTTTTCAGGGATCAGTCGCGCGGACACAGTCCCTAAGAACATCGCACAATTATTTCCAAGCGCAACCAGAATCGACGCACCGCTTGAAGACCTTGCCATTACGCCTGTATATCAATTAAATGAATTATTGGGATATACCTTTGAGTCCGACGATTTCACACAATTTATTGGGTTCTCAGGCCAAACAATTAACCTTCTCATCGGTTTAGATACCAAAGGTATCATCACGGGTATCAAGGTTTTAACCCACAATGAACCGATTTTTTTGCACGGCTTGGGAGAAGAAGCGATGTTCACCTTTATCGCCCAATATCCTGGACACTCAATCAAAGAACGTTTCATTATTAATAGTCGTGAACAACACGCAGAAGACACTACCTACTTTGATGGTGTCACCCGAGCGACAATTTCCGTGCTTGTTATCAATGACACCATCATTGCTTCGGCACTTAAGGTTGCTAGACAAAAGCTTGACGGATTTTTAGCGACGCAACCTCATCAAATTAAACAAGATTTCTATCAACCTTTAACCTTCAATCAACTGCTCGAAAAAAAATATATTCATCAATGGGTAGTAAGCACAAAAGAGGCAATGAACATATCGTCAAAGCTCTCGCAAACAGTTAAAAGCTTAGCGGATGGCCATGATGACTTTATTGATATTTACGCAGCATTCGTCAATATCCCCATAATCGGAAGAAATCTATTGGGTGACGAAGAGTACATACGACTTTTAGAAGAATTGTCACCCGGTGAGCATGCGTTGATGCTGTTCACCAAAGGACAATATTCTTTCATTAGTAAAGAATTTATTCCCCAAACAACCTCCAGTCGATTAAGCGCTGAACAAGGTGGGTTTCCCGTAGATGTACGAGACATAGATTTTTACAGCTTCTACCCACCAACATTTGCTTTAGCATTACCAAAATTTAAAGATCAACGTGTGTTCCGCATCAAATCTCAATCGGGATTTGATATCAGTCAACCGATCAATTTAAACCTATCCGTGACTTACCAATCGTCATTCTTGAATCAACAGGAACATACTTTTTCTTATACAAGTGCCCCAAGTGCAGACTTGTTTGAAGTAACACCTGATGACTTAAGTAAAACCAGCCAACTACCGTTATGGCAACAAATATGGTTAGATCGAGCCGCGCAAATTGGCCTCACCGTGCTTTATCTGCTACTCGTTCTGTGGGTGTTCGTTACTCAACGTTCTCTGGCTACAAGCCAGACCAATGTGCATCGACTGCGTTTCGCCTGTTTAACGTTTGTACTGCTTTATGTCGGTTTCTACGCTCAAGGCCAACTTTCGGTGGTGAATATTTACACTCTACTCCTCGCCTTGGGTACCGATTTCAACATCACGGTCTTTTTACTCGATCCCGTTATTTTTATATTGTGGGTATTTGTGTTCGTGACCGTATTTTTATGGGGTCGAGGGGTGTTTTGTGGTTGGCTTTGTCCTTTTGGCGCACTTCAAGAATTTATGGCTATGCTGGCAACGAAGCTACGTATTCGCCAACTAAAAATATCACCAAAGCATCACAAGTTAGCCCAGAAGTTAAAGTATTGGATACTTTTAGGGCTAGTGGGAAGTTCGTTCTATTCCCTGACCATGGCGGAAAAGCTAGCCGAAATTGAACCCTTCAAAACATCGATTACATTAAACTTTATACGCTACTGGCCATTCGTTCTTTATGCTCTGCTATTGCTGGTTCTGAGTTTGAAAATTCATAAGGTGTACTGTCGTTATTTATGTCCTTTAGGTGCAGGCTTGGCTGTGCTTGGACGTTACCCTTTGTTTAAATGGCTAACGCGCCGCAAAGAATGTGGCAGTCCTTGTCAACTTTGTCGCAATAAAAAATGTGGGATAGACGCTATCGAGCCTACTGGTAACATTAATTATACTGAATGTATTCAATGTCTTGAGTGCCTTGTTACCATTGAGAGTCCCCAACTTTGTGTCGTAGACAAATACAATAAAAAATCATTGAAAATACGAGAAGTAAAATGA
- a CDS encoding aldehyde dehydrogenase family protein: protein MIYANPGSADAVINFKEKYENFIGGEWVAPVKGVYFKNLTPVTGEDFCEIPRSSAEDIELAIDAAHAAKDTWGKTSVQERSNILLKIADRLEENLTKLAVAETWDNGKPIRETMGADIPLAIDHFRYYAGCIRAQEGTLSQIDDNTVAYHFHEPMGVVGQIIPWNFPILMAAWKLAPALAAGNCVVLKPAEQTPASILVLTELIADIVPAGVLNIVNGYGKEAGEALATSTRIAKIAFTGSTAVGGHILKCAAENLIPSTVELGGKSPNIFFKDITNFEDDYLDKCAEGFALGFFNQGEVCTCPSRALVQEDIFDEFMQRVLEKTKKIIRGNPLDEATMVGAQVSKIQFDKIMGYIDIGREEGASVLTGGFSEESAPAIDDGYYIQPTILKGDNSMRVFQEEIFGPVISVTTFKTPEEAVAIANDTAYGLGAGVWTRDANLAHKMGRAIESGRVWTNCYHLYPAHAAFGGYKKSGIGRETHKMMLDHYQQTKNLLVSYDTAPLGFF from the coding sequence ATGATCTATGCAAACCCAGGCAGCGCTGATGCTGTAATCAATTTTAAAGAAAAATATGAAAACTTTATCGGCGGTGAATGGGTAGCGCCAGTTAAAGGTGTTTACTTTAAAAACCTAACCCCTGTTACAGGCGAAGATTTTTGTGAGATCCCGCGCTCTAGTGCAGAAGACATCGAACTAGCTATTGACGCTGCACACGCAGCAAAAGACACTTGGGGTAAAACCTCGGTGCAAGAACGCTCAAATATATTACTAAAAATTGCTGACCGTCTAGAAGAGAACCTCACCAAACTCGCGGTTGCAGAAACTTGGGACAATGGTAAGCCCATCAGAGAAACTATGGGTGCAGATATTCCATTGGCAATCGACCACTTTCGCTATTACGCAGGGTGTATTCGAGCTCAAGAAGGCACTCTTTCACAAATTGATGATAACACCGTGGCCTATCACTTTCATGAGCCAATGGGTGTTGTTGGGCAAATCATTCCATGGAACTTCCCTATTCTAATGGCCGCGTGGAAATTAGCACCTGCACTCGCTGCAGGAAATTGCGTCGTGCTTAAACCTGCCGAACAAACGCCTGCGAGTATCCTCGTATTGACTGAATTGATTGCGGATATCGTGCCCGCAGGTGTGCTTAATATTGTGAATGGATATGGCAAAGAGGCTGGCGAAGCCCTAGCAACCAGTACTCGGATCGCCAAAATCGCGTTTACAGGTTCAACCGCAGTAGGAGGCCACATATTAAAATGTGCAGCTGAGAACCTGATCCCTTCTACGGTAGAACTTGGGGGAAAATCGCCAAATATTTTCTTCAAAGACATCACCAATTTTGAAGACGACTATCTGGACAAGTGCGCCGAAGGTTTCGCATTAGGTTTCTTTAATCAAGGTGAAGTCTGTACCTGTCCTTCGCGTGCCCTTGTTCAAGAAGATATTTTCGACGAGTTCATGCAGCGAGTACTTGAAAAAACAAAGAAAATTATTCGTGGTAACCCTCTTGACGAGGCCACCATGGTAGGCGCTCAGGTATCGAAAATTCAGTTTGATAAAATTATGGGGTACATCGACATTGGTCGAGAAGAAGGCGCTTCAGTGTTAACTGGAGGGTTCTCTGAAGAATCAGCTCCGGCAATCGATGATGGTTACTATATTCAACCGACTATCCTTAAAGGCGACAATTCAATGCGTGTTTTCCAAGAAGAAATTTTTGGACCTGTCATTTCAGTAACAACGTTTAAAACGCCAGAAGAGGCAGTCGCTATCGCTAATGATACCGCGTACGGTTTGGGTGCCGGCGTTTGGACCCGAGATGCGAATTTAGCGCACAAAATGGGCAGAGCAATAGAATCAGGTCGCGTGTGGACCAACTGCTATCACCTATACCCGGCTCACGCAGCCTTTGGCGGATACAAAAAATCTGGTATAGGCCGCGAAACGCACAAAATGATGTTGGATCATTATCAACAAACCAAGAACCTGTTGGTTAGTTATGACACTGCTCCATTAGGTTTCTTCTAA
- a CDS encoding SDR family oxidoreductase, translating into MSKTLIIGASGQIGKMATKQLVTKGHKVVALVRDKAKLSDITSDHLEIVEADLEQDFSHAFKGCSNVIFAAGSGGSTGADKTMLIDLWAACKAADYAKTNTVSQFVMISSIGADDPAQGSDEMKPYLVAKHMADEHLINSGVPYTILRPGGLQNEEAKGGFQTTKPDSREQMVITREDVADALVFALGNKQLINAVYELFNGDQTLEQAFD; encoded by the coding sequence ATGAGTAAGACCTTGATCATAGGCGCTAGCGGGCAGATCGGAAAAATGGCCACTAAACAGCTCGTCACCAAAGGACACAAGGTAGTCGCACTTGTCAGAGATAAGGCAAAATTAAGTGACATAACGAGCGACCACTTAGAAATTGTAGAAGCGGATTTAGAACAGGACTTTAGTCACGCCTTTAAAGGGTGTAGCAATGTGATTTTTGCCGCAGGCTCTGGGGGCAGCACAGGGGCCGACAAAACTATGTTGATAGACCTATGGGCCGCATGCAAGGCAGCTGATTACGCCAAAACAAACACGGTATCGCAGTTTGTCATGATAAGTTCGATAGGAGCAGACGACCCAGCGCAAGGCTCAGATGAAATGAAACCCTATTTAGTCGCTAAGCACATGGCAGATGAACACCTGATTAATAGTGGCGTGCCCTATACGATTTTGCGCCCAGGAGGTTTGCAAAACGAAGAAGCCAAAGGCGGCTTCCAAACCACTAAACCTGATAGTCGAGAACAAATGGTTATCACCAGAGAAGACGTTGCTGACGCATTAGTGTTTGCCTTAGGCAATAAGCAATTGATCAATGCAGTATACGAGCTGTTTAACGGGGACCAAACTCTGGAGCAAGCTTTCGATTAG
- the hpf gene encoding ribosome hibernation-promoting factor, HPF/YfiA family: MKINLSGHHVDLSDTVKEHVNEKFSKLASHFPTLISLDIIISKEHGEFDVEISTHYEGTRISASAENSVMYPAISKAAKKLDAALKHRKGQLKGDLHKKPECTTADIAHEIIQEMDLR; the protein is encoded by the coding sequence ATGAAAATAAATCTTTCAGGTCACCATGTAGATTTAAGCGATACCGTAAAAGAGCACGTTAACGAAAAATTCTCTAAATTAGCCAGTCACTTTCCAACGCTAATTTCCCTCGATATTATTATTTCCAAAGAGCATGGTGAGTTTGATGTAGAGATCAGCACCCACTATGAAGGCACTCGTATTTCTGCTTCAGCTGAAAATTCTGTAATGTACCCAGCCATTTCTAAAGCGGCGAAAAAATTAGACGCGGCCCTTAAACATCGTAAAGGTCAGTTGAAAGGCGATTTACACAAGAAGCCTGAATGCACCACAGCCGATATTGCGCACGAGATAATTCAAGAGATGGATTTGCGCTAA
- a CDS encoding LysR family transcriptional regulator has protein sequence MNLNRIDLNLFAVFDAIYTAGSLTKAADVLCITQPAVSNSLARLREMLNDPLFVRTGHSMTPTPAAQNIIGPAREALGLLRKSVQESHTFDPATAEISYNFAARDLLEASIMPRLTARLQSIAPNITLTNYDISRSNIVSSMASGSLDFYADASSAFVDPHLCKQKIAEDRFVVIARRNHPALSQGLNLDTFLQLGHINISQRRTGAGPIDVALDRLNLKRRVVMRGQHFLTVPAVIVKTDLIACIPYHLAKHYECSIYELPFELAPVEYFLYWHVSADHDHAHMWLREQIEEVVTTFHPSTSQPSTSER, from the coding sequence ATGAATTTAAATAGAATAGATCTTAATCTTTTTGCCGTGTTTGATGCGATTTATACCGCTGGCAGTCTAACCAAAGCCGCTGACGTTTTATGTATAACTCAACCGGCTGTCAGTAACTCACTCGCACGCTTACGAGAGATGCTAAACGACCCGTTGTTTGTTCGTACGGGCCATAGTATGACCCCTACTCCTGCGGCACAAAATATTATAGGGCCCGCCCGAGAAGCACTAGGGCTACTACGTAAAAGTGTTCAAGAGAGCCACACGTTTGATCCGGCAACGGCTGAAATTAGCTATAACTTCGCAGCCAGAGACCTACTCGAAGCCAGCATCATGCCAAGGTTAACGGCTAGGTTGCAGAGTATTGCGCCCAATATTACCCTGACGAACTATGATATCTCGCGCAGCAATATTGTTTCCTCCATGGCCAGCGGCAGTTTAGATTTCTATGCTGATGCCTCGTCAGCGTTTGTTGATCCACACCTGTGTAAGCAAAAGATTGCAGAAGATAGATTTGTTGTGATTGCGCGGCGAAACCACCCAGCACTTAGTCAAGGGCTTAATCTAGATACGTTCTTGCAACTGGGTCATATTAATATATCTCAGCGGCGAACGGGCGCAGGCCCAATCGATGTAGCGTTAGACAGATTGAATTTAAAACGCCGCGTCGTGATGAGAGGACAGCATTTCTTAACCGTTCCAGCAGTCATAGTCAAAACTGACTTAATTGCCTGCATTCCCTATCATTTGGCTAAACACTATGAATGCTCAATTTATGAGTTGCCATTTGAACTAGCACCTGTGGAGTATTTTTTGTATTGGCATGTCAGTGCCGATCACGACCATGCTCATATGTGGTTAAGGGAACAGATTGAAGAGGTGGTAACCACGTTTCATCCTAGCACCTCACAACCAAGTACCTCAGAACGCTAA